A DNA window from Paenibacillus segetis contains the following coding sequences:
- a CDS encoding PadR family transcriptional regulator — protein MTRDKNLPLTETVYYILLALMEPAHGYLIMQKVEELSAGQVRMAAGTLYGAIENLVKQKLIQPIRSEDSRRKVYVITEKGKEILRLDVARMNHMIEVTKDILG, from the coding sequence ATGACCAGAGATAAAAATTTACCACTGACAGAAACCGTTTATTATATTCTTTTAGCTTTAATGGAGCCAGCTCACGGATATTTGATTATGCAAAAGGTGGAGGAACTAAGCGCCGGGCAGGTAAGAATGGCGGCAGGTACGCTTTATGGAGCAATTGAAAACCTAGTGAAGCAAAAATTAATACAGCCTATCCGAAGTGAAGATTCCCGGCGCAAAGTTTATGTCATTACAGAGAAAGGCAAAGAAATACTACGGCTCGACGTTGCCAGAATGAATCACATGATTGAGGTTACGAAAGATATTTTGGGATGA